Proteins from a single region of Oryza brachyantha chromosome 6, ObraRS2, whole genome shotgun sequence:
- the LOC102702667 gene encoding uncharacterized protein LOC102702667 isoform X3, producing the protein MTSEENKVVTPNEPLSMEQTSSSGAKRKRGRPRKYEYGVHELPHSVQPIQSALPLYSTQDGIQRNNTSGGNVGPNIGTIHALPTKQGPANRSNRNSANLVKASLSQATNYSSAFLQGNSVKDDIVGKYFVGKMSKKFPGFSLITVKVKDNQVLKGWIPDENSLRPITPKDDLAPDLPMLQPSQVQKKPSTIYKQAAGPIPVPLEDVTFAKPLQMRKPVEKSVAKHMVPSIPRPYMGSGAVAATPISVSLGQPVLASCKEVTGGKTVNEIHKVSESSKHTEESSGPKEQPNATNSKQQTLMGLPENTEKAEQLDPQRDISKGVDDSKSEASGGTAPQVEASNAAHDPEDQIPDDIHHVNMK; encoded by the exons ATGACTTCTGAAGAGAATAAAGTTGTTACACCTAATGAACCACTATCCATGGAGCAGACATCAAGCTCTGGTGCTAAACGTAAGCGCGGTCGTCCACGAAAGTATGAGTATGGTGTGCATGAACTACCACATAGTGTACAGCCCATTCAGAGTGCCCTGCCTCTTTACAGCACTCAAGATGGGATACAGAGGAACAATACATCAGGTGGTAATGTTGGCCCTAATATAGGCACAATTCATGCCTTGCCTACAAAGCAAGGCCCAGCTAATAGATCCAATAGAAATTCTGCTAATCTGGTTAAGGCTTCTCTCAGCCAAGCCACCAATTATAGTAGTGCTTTCTTGCAAGGTAACTCTGTCAAAGATGATATTGTTGGCAAGTATTTTGTTGGCAAGATGTCCAAGAAATTTCCTGGGTTTTCTCTGATTACGGTGAAAGTGAAGGACAATCAGGTTCTCAAAGGTTGGATTCCAGATGAAAATAGCCTCCGCCCAATAACACCGAAGGATGATCTTGCTCCAGATCTCCCTATGCTTCAACCAAGTCAAGTCCAAAAGAAGCCATCTACTATTTACAAGCAAGCTGCTGGTCCTATTCCAGTCCCCTTGGAGGATGTTACATTTGCAAAGCCTCTACAGATGAGGAAGCCTGTTGAGAAATCTGTTGCTAAGCATATGGTCCCTTCCATTCCAAGACCTTACATGGGTTCTGGGGCTGTTGCAGCAACCCCTATCTCAGTTTCACTTG GTCAACCTGTATTGGCATCATGCAAGGAAGTCACTGGAGGGAAAACTGTCAATGAGATTCACAAAGTGTCGGAATCTTCAAAGCACACTGAAGAGTCATCAG GTCCCAAAGAGCAGCCTAATGCTACAAATAGCAAGCAACAAACGCTGATGGGTCTGCCAG aaaacaCAGAAAAAGCTGAGCAGTTGGACCCACAGAGAGACATTTCCAAAGGAGTTGATGACTCAAAGTCAGAAGCCTCAGGag GAACTGCACCTCAGGTAGAGGCTTCAAACGCAGCACATGATCCAGAAG ACCAAATTCCAGATGATATTCATCATGTGAACATGAAATGA
- the LOC102702667 gene encoding uncharacterized protein LOC102702667 isoform X2, producing the protein MTSEENKVVTPNEPLSMEQTSSSGAKRKRGRPRKYEYGVHELPHSVQPIQSALPLYSTQDGIQRNNTSGGNVGPNIGTIHALPTKQGPANRSNRNSANLVKASLSQATNYSSAFLQGNSVKDDIVGKYFVGKMSKKFPGFSLITVKVKDNQVLKGWIPDENSLRPITPKDDLAPDLPMLQPSQVQKKPSTIYKQAAGPIPVPLEDVTFAKPLQMRKPVEKSVAKHMVPSIPRPYMGSGAVAATPISVSLGNSESKASSDQGTEVLNPQPISAVMQSGQPVLASCKEVTGGKTVNEIHKVSESSKHTEESSGPKEQPNATNSKQQTLMGLPEKAEQLDPQRDISKGVDDSKSEASGGTAPQVEASNAAHDPEDQIPDDIHHVNMK; encoded by the exons ATGACTTCTGAAGAGAATAAAGTTGTTACACCTAATGAACCACTATCCATGGAGCAGACATCAAGCTCTGGTGCTAAACGTAAGCGCGGTCGTCCACGAAAGTATGAGTATGGTGTGCATGAACTACCACATAGTGTACAGCCCATTCAGAGTGCCCTGCCTCTTTACAGCACTCAAGATGGGATACAGAGGAACAATACATCAGGTGGTAATGTTGGCCCTAATATAGGCACAATTCATGCCTTGCCTACAAAGCAAGGCCCAGCTAATAGATCCAATAGAAATTCTGCTAATCTGGTTAAGGCTTCTCTCAGCCAAGCCACCAATTATAGTAGTGCTTTCTTGCAAGGTAACTCTGTCAAAGATGATATTGTTGGCAAGTATTTTGTTGGCAAGATGTCCAAGAAATTTCCTGGGTTTTCTCTGATTACGGTGAAAGTGAAGGACAATCAGGTTCTCAAAGGTTGGATTCCAGATGAAAATAGCCTCCGCCCAATAACACCGAAGGATGATCTTGCTCCAGATCTCCCTATGCTTCAACCAAGTCAAGTCCAAAAGAAGCCATCTACTATTTACAAGCAAGCTGCTGGTCCTATTCCAGTCCCCTTGGAGGATGTTACATTTGCAAAGCCTCTACAGATGAGGAAGCCTGTTGAGAAATCTGTTGCTAAGCATATGGTCCCTTCCATTCCAAGACCTTACATGGGTTCTGGGGCTGTTGCAGCAACCCCTATCTCAGTTTCACTTGGTAATTCTGAATCAAAAGCTTCCTCTGATCAGGGTACTGAAGTTCTGAACCCACAACCGATATCTGCTGTGATGCAATCAGGTCAACCTGTATTGGCATCATGCAAGGAAGTCACTGGAGGGAAAACTGTCAATGAGATTCACAAAGTGTCGGAATCTTCAAAGCACACTGAAGAGTCATCAG GTCCCAAAGAGCAGCCTAATGCTACAAATAGCAAGCAACAAACGCTGATGGGTCTGCCAG AAAAAGCTGAGCAGTTGGACCCACAGAGAGACATTTCCAAAGGAGTTGATGACTCAAAGTCAGAAGCCTCAGGag GAACTGCACCTCAGGTAGAGGCTTCAAACGCAGCACATGATCCAGAAG ACCAAATTCCAGATGATATTCATCATGTGAACATGAAATGA
- the LOC102702667 gene encoding uncharacterized protein LOC102702667 isoform X1, producing the protein MTSEENKVVTPNEPLSMEQTSSSGAKRKRGRPRKYEYGVHELPHSVQPIQSALPLYSTQDGIQRNNTSGGNVGPNIGTIHALPTKQGPANRSNRNSANLVKASLSQATNYSSAFLQGNSVKDDIVGKYFVGKMSKKFPGFSLITVKVKDNQVLKGWIPDENSLRPITPKDDLAPDLPMLQPSQVQKKPSTIYKQAAGPIPVPLEDVTFAKPLQMRKPVEKSVAKHMVPSIPRPYMGSGAVAATPISVSLGNSESKASSDQGTEVLNPQPISAVMQSGQPVLASCKEVTGGKTVNEIHKVSESSKHTEESSGPKEQPNATNSKQQTLMGLPENTEKAEQLDPQRDISKGVDDSKSEASGGTAPQVEASNAAHDPEDQIPDDIHHVNMK; encoded by the exons ATGACTTCTGAAGAGAATAAAGTTGTTACACCTAATGAACCACTATCCATGGAGCAGACATCAAGCTCTGGTGCTAAACGTAAGCGCGGTCGTCCACGAAAGTATGAGTATGGTGTGCATGAACTACCACATAGTGTACAGCCCATTCAGAGTGCCCTGCCTCTTTACAGCACTCAAGATGGGATACAGAGGAACAATACATCAGGTGGTAATGTTGGCCCTAATATAGGCACAATTCATGCCTTGCCTACAAAGCAAGGCCCAGCTAATAGATCCAATAGAAATTCTGCTAATCTGGTTAAGGCTTCTCTCAGCCAAGCCACCAATTATAGTAGTGCTTTCTTGCAAGGTAACTCTGTCAAAGATGATATTGTTGGCAAGTATTTTGTTGGCAAGATGTCCAAGAAATTTCCTGGGTTTTCTCTGATTACGGTGAAAGTGAAGGACAATCAGGTTCTCAAAGGTTGGATTCCAGATGAAAATAGCCTCCGCCCAATAACACCGAAGGATGATCTTGCTCCAGATCTCCCTATGCTTCAACCAAGTCAAGTCCAAAAGAAGCCATCTACTATTTACAAGCAAGCTGCTGGTCCTATTCCAGTCCCCTTGGAGGATGTTACATTTGCAAAGCCTCTACAGATGAGGAAGCCTGTTGAGAAATCTGTTGCTAAGCATATGGTCCCTTCCATTCCAAGACCTTACATGGGTTCTGGGGCTGTTGCAGCAACCCCTATCTCAGTTTCACTTGGTAATTCTGAATCAAAAGCTTCCTCTGATCAGGGTACTGAAGTTCTGAACCCACAACCGATATCTGCTGTGATGCAATCAGGTCAACCTGTATTGGCATCATGCAAGGAAGTCACTGGAGGGAAAACTGTCAATGAGATTCACAAAGTGTCGGAATCTTCAAAGCACACTGAAGAGTCATCAG GTCCCAAAGAGCAGCCTAATGCTACAAATAGCAAGCAACAAACGCTGATGGGTCTGCCAG aaaacaCAGAAAAAGCTGAGCAGTTGGACCCACAGAGAGACATTTCCAAAGGAGTTGATGACTCAAAGTCAGAAGCCTCAGGag GAACTGCACCTCAGGTAGAGGCTTCAAACGCAGCACATGATCCAGAAG ACCAAATTCCAGATGATATTCATCATGTGAACATGAAATGA
- the LOC102702667 gene encoding uncharacterized protein LOC102702667 isoform X4, with the protein MTSEENKVVTPNEPLSMEQTSSSGAKRKRGRPRKYEYGVHELPHSVQPIQSALPLYSTQDGIQRNNTSGGNVGPNIGTIHALPTKQGPANRSNRNSANLVKASLSQATNYSSAFLQGNSVKDDIVGKYFVGKMSKKFPGFSLITVKVKDNQVLKGWIPDENSLRPITPKDDLAPDLPMLQPSQVQKKPSTIYKQAAGPIPVPLEDVTFAKPLQMRKPVEKSVAKHMVPSIPRPYMGSGAVAATPISVSLGNSESKASSDQGTEVLNPQPISAVMQSGQPVLASCKEVTGGKTVNEIHKVSESSKHTEESSGPKEQPNATNSKQQTLMGLPERHFQRS; encoded by the exons ATGACTTCTGAAGAGAATAAAGTTGTTACACCTAATGAACCACTATCCATGGAGCAGACATCAAGCTCTGGTGCTAAACGTAAGCGCGGTCGTCCACGAAAGTATGAGTATGGTGTGCATGAACTACCACATAGTGTACAGCCCATTCAGAGTGCCCTGCCTCTTTACAGCACTCAAGATGGGATACAGAGGAACAATACATCAGGTGGTAATGTTGGCCCTAATATAGGCACAATTCATGCCTTGCCTACAAAGCAAGGCCCAGCTAATAGATCCAATAGAAATTCTGCTAATCTGGTTAAGGCTTCTCTCAGCCAAGCCACCAATTATAGTAGTGCTTTCTTGCAAGGTAACTCTGTCAAAGATGATATTGTTGGCAAGTATTTTGTTGGCAAGATGTCCAAGAAATTTCCTGGGTTTTCTCTGATTACGGTGAAAGTGAAGGACAATCAGGTTCTCAAAGGTTGGATTCCAGATGAAAATAGCCTCCGCCCAATAACACCGAAGGATGATCTTGCTCCAGATCTCCCTATGCTTCAACCAAGTCAAGTCCAAAAGAAGCCATCTACTATTTACAAGCAAGCTGCTGGTCCTATTCCAGTCCCCTTGGAGGATGTTACATTTGCAAAGCCTCTACAGATGAGGAAGCCTGTTGAGAAATCTGTTGCTAAGCATATGGTCCCTTCCATTCCAAGACCTTACATGGGTTCTGGGGCTGTTGCAGCAACCCCTATCTCAGTTTCACTTGGTAATTCTGAATCAAAAGCTTCCTCTGATCAGGGTACTGAAGTTCTGAACCCACAACCGATATCTGCTGTGATGCAATCAGGTCAACCTGTATTGGCATCATGCAAGGAAGTCACTGGAGGGAAAACTGTCAATGAGATTCACAAAGTGTCGGAATCTTCAAAGCACACTGAAGAGTCATCAG GTCCCAAAGAGCAGCCTAATGCTACAAATAGCAAGCAACAAACGCTGATGGGTCTGCCAG AGAGACATTTCCAAAGGAGTTGA
- the LOC102710417 gene encoding protein DETOXIFICATION 16-like: MEVENASAEEPPAVAVAGDDDQASSVPVVVAPPLREEVKRQLRLAGPIVAGALLRYVIQMISIMYVGHLGELPLAGASMANSFATVTGLSLLLGMSSALDTLCGQAFGAEQHRLVGIYAQRAVLLLTVVSVPLAVVWFYTGDILLALGQDADIAAEAGAYARCMIPALFAYGPLQCHVRFLQAQNVALPVMASSGAAALCHLLACWLLVYVAGMGSRGAALSNGVSGWINVAILAVYVRVSTSCKKTWTGFSAEALRDALAFFRLAIPSALMVSLEMWSFEVIVLLSGRLPNPKLETSAISISFNTAALVWMIPFGLSCVISTRVSNELGAGRPHAARQAVRVAVFMAVSEGLVVGLVLVCVRYVWGRAYSNEEEVVRYVAKIMLLISVASFFDGIQCVLSGVARGCGWQKFGACVNLGAYYAVGIPLAYVIAFVLHVGGMGLWLGILCGILVQVVLLMAITLCTNWDKEVANAKDRVSSSPPPPSDAT, encoded by the exons ATGGAGGTCGAGAATGCGAGCGCTGAGGAaccccccgccgtcgccgtcgccggagatgACGATCAGGCCAGCTCggtgccggtggtggtggcgccgccgctccgcgaGGAGGTGAAGAGGCAGCTGCGTCTGGCCGGgccgatcgtcgccggcgcgcttCTGCGCTACGTCATCCAGATGATCTCCATCATGTACGTGGGGCACCTCGGCGAGctccccctcgccggcgcctccaTGGCCAACTCCTTCGCCACCGTCACCGGCCTCAGCCTCCTG CTTGGAATGTCAAGCGCGTTGGACACTCTGTGCGGCCAAGCGTTCGGAGCCGAGCAGCACCGTCTCGTCGGCATCTACGCGCAGCGCGCCGTGCTGCTGCTCACCGTCGTCAGCGtcccgctcgccgtcgtctgGTTCTACACCGGCGACATCCTCCTCGCGCTCGGGCAGGACGCCGACATCGCCGCGGAGGCCGGCGCCTACGCGCGGTGTATGATCCCGGCGCTGTTCGCCTACGGCCCGCTGCAGTGCCACGTCCGGTTCCTGCAGGCGCAGAACGTCGCGCTCCCGGTGATGGCGagctccggcgcggcggcgctgtgcCACCTGCTCGCCTGCTGGCTGCTCGTCTACGTCGCCGGCATGGGCAGCAGGGGCGCCGCCCTGAGCAACGGCGTCTCCGGCTGGATCAACGTGGCCATCCTGGCCGTCTACGTGAGGGTGTCGACCTCGTGCAAGAAGACGTGGACGGGGTTCTCGGCGGAGGCCCTCCGCGACGCGCTCGCCTTCTTCAGGCTCGCCATCCCTTCTGCTCTCATGGTCTC CTTGGAGATGTGGTCATTCGAGGTCATCGTTCTCCTCTCAGGCCGTCTTCCCAACCCAAAGCTGGAGACGTCCGCGATATCGATCAG CTTCAACACTGCCGCCTTGGTGTGGATGATCCCCTTCGGCCTCAGCTGTGTCATAAG CACCCGTGTGTCCAACGAGCTCGGCGCGGGGCGGCCGCACGCGGCGCGGCAGGCGGTGCGGGTCGCCGTGTTCATGGCCGTCTCCGAGGGGTTGGTGGTAGGGCTAGTGCTGGTCTGCGTGCGCTACGTCTGGGGCCGTGCCTACAGCAACGAGGAGGAGGTTGTCAGATATGTGGCCAAGATTATGCTCCTCATCTCGGTCGCCAGTTTCTTTGACGGGATACAATGTGTCCTTTCAG GTGTGGCTAGAGGCTGCGGATGGCAGAAATTTGGAGCTTGTGTCAACCTTGGAGCCTACTATGCTGTCGGCATTCCTTTGGCTTACGTCATAGCTTTCGTCTTACATGTCGGCGGAATG GGCCTCTGGCTTGGCATCCTCTGTGGCATCTTGGTGCAAGTCGTGCTACTCATGGCGATCACGCTATGCACAAATTGGGATAAAGAG GTTGCAAATGCAAAGGACAGGGTCTCCagttctcctcctcctccttcagACGCAACGTAA